The genomic region cctctaaaacagccacccaaaggctgtttcacctcagagagggaagggaggttttgcgttcttgtcgggcacttcctttcgttcccctgaagcaaccacccaaaggttgtttcacctcagtggggaaggaaagtgtctgtgtcttttcagagggattcctccttccctctgagacagtcatccaaaggctgcctcacctcagtgagggaaaggaggttttgcacttttgccagctggttcctttcatccctcagaagcaaccacccaaaggttgtttcacctcagtaaggaaggaaaggacctgtgtcttttcaaagtagttcacccttccctctaaaacagccacccaaaggctgtttcacctcagtgagggaagggaggttttgcgttcttgccaggcagttccttacattcctctgaagcaaccacccaaaggttgtttcacctcagtgaggaaggaaaggacctgtgtcttttcaaagtagttcccccttccctctaaaacagccacccaaaggctgtttcacctcagagagggaagggaggttttgcgttcttgtcgggcacttcctttcgttcccctgaagcaaccacccaaaggttgtttcacctcagtggggaaggaaagtgtctgtgtcttttcagagggattcctccttccctctgagacagtcatccaaaggctgcctcacctcagtgagggaaaggaggttttgcacttttgccagctggttcctttcatccctcagaagcaaccacccaaaggttgtttcacctcagtaaggaaggaaaggacctgtgtcttttcaaagtagttcacccttccctctaaaacagccacccaaaggctgtttcacctcagtgagggaagggaggttttgcgttcttgccaggcagttccttacattcctgtgaagcaaccacccaaaggttgtttcacctcagtgaggaaggaaaggacctgtgtcttttcaaagtgtttcccccttccctctgaagcagccatccaaaggctgtttcacctcagtgagggaaggggggtttagtccttttgccagctggttcctttcatccctctgaagcaaccatccaaaggttgtttcacctcagtgaggggggggggcggtactcggaaaccattccggacgtctagacgggagcggtcgcctgtgtgaagggcagggccacaaaccgaccgagaagcggggcggcacggggaatggttaccccggcggcccccggccggctgcgtggcgcgagcccgcgacctttgccgtgcccgtaggagaggggtttagccaaacaaTGGGGAACGCTGCCAATGCCAGAAGTGACCGGTTTCATCATTATGTACCTTCGGGAGACTTCTCGTGGACGGGTTGCGAGGGGCCTCTTTCAAACAAGGTGAAGTATGGGTTTACCTCAGCCTGGGTTTACCTCAAGCTaatgcaggagtaaatccctcgccgtCTTCTTGAACCTGGCAGCTTCCAGCTTCCCTTCAAACTTCTTTACTTTCctataaacagaagaagaaacaccTCACCTTTGTCAGActgggtggtgatgatggtctcgtcgtcgcggaGGGCCTTCATCGCGTTGATGTATTTGTGTGGGATCGCTGAGGGGTGCGACGATGCATCGGCCGTACAGCAAGCGGTAATATCTTGGATAAACCCTATGTCGACGTCATTATCGGTCCAGCGGTGGTTCGAGATTACGTAGTTGATTATGTTCTTGCAGTCCTGCCTGTTGCTGAATTTGAGcccaagggagagggcttcttTCTGTGCGAGTTCGGCATTTAGAAGAAATGTTTCTAAAAAGATCACTTCGTCCATCTGCTCTTGCTGCACATACGCTGTAATTTTGCCAAATCATAAGcttattcatatgattatatcCCGCATCCATATATCAGATCTCAAATAGATTCACCTCTGCCTTCTGCCTTCTAGCCCCTCCCCTCGCCCGCGTGCCCTTATGACGTCACAGCAAAGGCATCCGCATGCGAGCTTCCTCCGCGAACGCTCGCACCAAAACAAAACTGACAGACTCGACACGTTCGGTTTGAAGGTAAAAAGCGATAGGTTAAGgtaattgtaaaaacaataacacatttCTGATGTTATTTGATTTACGAAAGGTATGTGTCTTACCACAAGGAATGTTACTTGACAGTGGAGGACACTAATACTGcccaaataaacattaataaagattTCAGACCGGAATGGAttatgatgtatgatatatactatCGATCTGACAGTGTCTAGGGATCATTTCATGGTGTAGAATGACACCCTCTGTGTCACAGCAAATTATACCGCTAGTCTGCAAATCGTCCCAACTCGCAGTCAAGGCGAGACGTAATAGGCGAGATTGACTGACATAAGCAATGAGTTTTGATGTGCTTATTCTATTTACTCTCTCCCATTGATCGCAAATAATGTACACCCCATGATAATGGAAAACTTTCCATGTATGATAACCAGGATTACagtcaaaaagataaaaaagtatggAATGGTTACCCAGAGGAAAACTAAGACACTTCATAAATGACACAAGGTGCACAAATCAAAAatgagggagatacaggacaggaagagagaatatcaacccttcattttctaaggcCTCATTGTGTTTACCTCGCAAGGACCAAAGCAAATGTGACGCATAACTCATTACTGCAAtctatcaagtagtccatgtattgctatgTACTTGTGAGaatgattattttgtaattatcagtGTCTGTTTTTCTGAATTCACATTTAgctttattatacttcttttaagTGTTTTGGTAATAATTTGCACTATTCTGAACAATATCCTTGTTCCAGTGCATGTTTTGCCACTGGGAGATTTGAGAGGCCGTGCGATGTGCCCTGGCTAGGCGAATGTAATACCACAGGGATCCAGGGGGCATAACCTCCTGGCAAGGCTTCTATATTACTACAGGGGTCCAGGGGCTAtaccccctggctagggaatatatagattgtaGTGTTTAAATCTCaaagggttaaggttaggttggtttattggttaggacactttgtacgattaccacagggatCCGAATTATGGGAAATCTCATAGATTTTTACTGAATGATGGGTTTGATTCCTATTGAGTTTTCTGAAATTTGGTGCATCGGTGTGAAATTATGCAGCAAAATCAATGTTATTCCATGCACATTGTGTCATTTCAGACAGAATGGGGAGAAAAGTACCCTTTCACATAAGGAGGACATCTCCTAATTGCTAGGGatattcttcttttaattatctTGCAGTGATATgattcccttcttcatttcttcctgggggggggggggggtatgcgagAGTCAACTTTGAAAGGCTATGCAGTCCTTTATAGGCAGGTACAAGCCTGCCACTCACAGGTCAGTCAACCACACATAGGACACTGTCACCAGTTGTCCTTCTCTGCATGGGTGTAGGAGGGATGTGTAAAATTTCCAGGTAGTCAGTTTCTCTTGGTTAACTTTTTCAACGGAGAAGAGAGACGGTATCATTTCACACCATGAAAGAGCACCTGGGCAGTCTAAGTTGtgtaatgtgcatgtgtgtgtgtgtgcgtgcgtgcgtgtgtgcgcgcacgcacgcatgcatgtggTTTCAAAATCTATCCATATCCACATGAAACTTGCTATGATCTGTAAGGTCCAATTTCAATTCCTGTCCAATGCTTTATTGGAGCTATGCCAAGTAGTCTCCATGGCTCCATGCTTTGTGCTGGACCACAAAGCATGCTTAGTTTGCCAGATGACTGTACAGTTATTTGTTAAAAATGTTTAACTATCAAAGTTACTGAATTGTAccaaataataattttttaaatcaGTACTCATATTATTTGTGAAACATCATTTTATATTGTTCCACAGGGTGCCTTGATGAACAGCACAACCCACGTGAGGCTGTTCCTTTGTGAGTTAGAGACGGAGGAAGATAAATTTTATTTAGGTGAAGAAGAAATTGTGAGAGTCGACATCATTGGTACTGTGGTGTACATCAGCCAAAGGGAGCGAGTCGTTACATTTCAAAGTAATTATATGTTTCCTTCAGAGTAGAGCTGAAACTAGTTCATACTTGGATACATTTTTATTCCAGAAATGTAAAAAAGTTTTTGATTGTAATGTGCTTATATAAGTTGTTCTTTAGTTTTGACTGTCTATAGATTTTATACTGGTTTAGTAGTTATTTGGGCTTTTGATCCATCAACTCAAACATTAACTAAAAGTATATGAAAATTAGTAGATACATTAGTGACAGTAGCAAGAAACTgagatgaaatagaaaaagagggcTTGTCATATTATTtgaatgcattttattttttttcataagtcAATTTGGACTTTATTTTCAGTTGATGATGGAACAGGCATAATTAATTGTGTAAAATTCACCAGCCCTGAGTCTGAAGGTGACTGCGATCGTCAGCATTCTCAAAGAGAAAAAGGACATAATTATAGCCTCAAGAATCTACTTCTGAGTTTAGTTCCCCCAGAGAATCCCTTAAAACTTGGGGATCTTGTTAATGTTCGTGGCCGCTTGAATATCTTCAGAGACCAGCCTCAGATTATTGTGAACAGTTTACGTATCCTtttggcatgtgtgtgtatctgtgatggCAGTTGTACTAGGTATGCGTTTCTGCTGTGATAAAGGAGGATTTATTATATTACAAATTTGATTTGTATGATTTGCTTAAATTTTGCAGTAATTGGTATTATGTTTTATTTAGAAAATGATGAAagtatttatcatttttctacATAGAAATTGTAATATATAAAGAAGAGTTTTCAACAGTGATCATTTCCTTAATATTTGCTTCAGGTCTTGTTCATGACGTTAATGAAGAGTGGTTTCGGGTATTGGAAATAAATGCATTAAGGAAGAGCAAAGCAGCTTCCATGAATAATGCTAAAGAATCTGATATTCATAGTTCTGACAGACTGCATTGTTTCTTTCAGTCAGAATAAATACTTATACAGGCATTTTGAAAAAAATCACAAGGTGATTTGATTACAGGCTAACGTGAAATATGGAATCTAAAGATATCACAAATATAGAGAGCATATTTGGCATACGGAAGCGTGCCAGGGATGTTGACCATGCTGCACGCACAAAGAGGCGTAGCCTGGCTCGGGATGCTCGTCGAGTGGATTTAGATGACATTGTTAAGAAGCTACAGGTAagttacttacatatatatataaatacccctcCAATGCCTTCTCATTGttgttgtgtggggtgggggggcttaggagatggggactgaggcccagtgtGGGAGTTCACCCCTACCTTGgccctcagcccttgcctcaaataatttttcatggtcttttcttctcctcctttccttttcctcgttttcatccccttgttctgtccacttatcctaattgttaaacgAATTTTTTACCTTTTTGCCCCAGTACTTtttcataatgctccctactcccttaactccttcccctcaaAACAAACTTTACCTGATGGCATGCCCCCTCAGCTCCCCACCTCTACTCTTTTCACAACCACAATACCCTCTAGtattgttcaacctgtaactttgcCCTAATCATTAACTTATTCCTAGCCCTTTTTTCTACTCTTCCATAGGGCCATATGACCTTtaatgtcatatagcacttccttacctggggctTTGCACCCAAGCATTCACACATTTGAATACACTGTTAATGACCCtagatgttgatgtggcagaacatttcagcaaataaaataaatatatataatgataatgatatagatatagatacaggagcacacctgcacacgcacacaaacacaaacacaaacacaaacacaaacacaaacacgcacacaaacacaaatacgcacacaaacacgcacacaaacacaaacacacacacaccacaaacacacacacaacaaacacacacacaacaaacacacacacaacaaacacacccacaacaaacacacatacacacaacaaacacacatacacacaacaaacacacatacacacaacaaacacacacacacacaacaaacacacacacacacacacaaacacaaacacacacacacaaacacacacacacccacacacacacacaaacacacaaacacacacacacacacacacacacacacacacacacacacacacacacacacacacacacacacacacacacacacacacacacacacacaaacacacacacacacacacacacacaaacacacacacacacacacacacacacacacacacacacacaaacacaaacacaaacacaaacacacacacacacacacacacacacacacacacacacacacacacacacacacacacacacacacacacaccctcaaacaaacaaacaaacaaacaagaaaaaacacacacatacacacacagagatgtacTTGTACATGTACTATTTTACATCTACATCTAGCTAAGTGGAGGAGAATGTGAGTTACAAGTGCGAGGGCCATTGCGAAAAATAAGGAGGTTGAAGGTGATAGAAGGGGGGCGAAACTACTTGCgtgattctttttcttctgtatgAGTCACAGGGTGGTGGATGGCAGTGTTAGTTGCCACAAAGCATGACTGATTGATAGGTGCTTGGGTGCCCTACTATTTTACATTATGTGCAgacatctttttatatatgtttttattcacttattttgaatatgtccccccccccctctatatcttTTTCTGCGATAAATAAATCTTTGAAGAAATTATAGTAGCTATAATGAGTGATTTGTACAAATGTCTCATATCCCAGGTGCCTTCAAGAGAGGAGTTGCTGGTCCTGGCAGAACAACTGAAAAAACAGAAGGAGTTGGGGACCCTGCAGAGGTTGAGGCTAGGTTTAGTCAGTGATGAGAGTATTTCTGCCTTTTTGGATTGGAATGGTGCTCTTTATGCAGTGGTTGGCTGCTTGACAGgtaatttattcttttttatatcaaggtaaagacttttcttttcatttaagcTAGACTGATTTTGTTTTAAGATTttgaaatatttataaattttcctatGATCATTATTGATGAAAGGACATGTCAAGATTTTAAGATCACTGTTATTGAATTTATGTGAGATGCTCCAATTACCTAGTTTTGGTGTATGTTGTTTTGAATTTTGCCAATTTTTATATACAATCTGTACAGGAAGTTTTTATTTGATAGGTCAAGATGCCAGCCTGCAGAGAGAGGCAGCATGTACTCTCATCAACCTTGCCTTAGGATCAGAAAAGCAGTGCTTGGACATTTGCCAGAAAGCAGGAGTGTATCTTGTGATGCACATTTCAAACAACAATCCACAACTGCAGGTGTGTATTAAGTTACCTCtactttgttttattaattgTAGGGAATTATGTTATAAAAAATGTTATATTATTAAGGCTTGTTAGGGGATCATCTGCTGGACTTGAGTTATTGTGTTTGAGCAGATGATttaatctattttctcttttaaacTAGCTATTTTGGTAAAACAAACAGGTGAGTGGTTTCTAACTAGCTTATATTCTTCAGGATCCATGTGCTTGGTGTATTGGCAATCTGTGTGGCACTCATAAGTCTGTATGCCAGTTGCTGCAGAGGCAAGGGGCAGAGGATGCATTAGTGAAGCTGCTTGAATCTTATGTCCCCCACGTCACACAGTCTGCTGCATATGCCCTTATGCAGTATCTTACCACAATGCCTGAGAGAATAGAGTAGGTTGTAGCATACATCCTGTAAATAGCACTCATGTGAATTAAATAAATTTTCCCCATGCCTCCAGGCTGGTTAACATGCTGAAAAACCTAAACTCTAGGGCCTCTTGTAAACATGGTAGCATG from Penaeus chinensis breed Huanghai No. 1 chromosome 39, ASM1920278v2, whole genome shotgun sequence harbors:
- the LOC125046838 gene encoding importin subunit alpha-9-like translates to MESKDITNIESIFGIRKRARDVDHAARTKRRSLARDARRVDLDDIVKKLQVPSREELLVLAEQLKKQKELGTLQRLRLGLVSDESISAFLDWNGALYAVVGCLTGQDASLQREAACTLINLALGSEKQCLDICQKAGVYLVMHISNNNPQLQDPCAWCIGNLCGTHKSVCQLLQRQGAEDALVKLLESYVPHVTQSAAYALMQYLTTMPERIEIIATPSMVTRLIEGLGKVDEGIADVGWCLFTLSTKKEVCCVLVDNGIIQAAFNNLEKLTNQQSLNISATTSLVRVVLNCVGAVPGASVEVYHRSEQLVSVTKALLYSPHPHLRTETLHMLSNVINAVSGDNNTGQPIINDLNLKSSLETAVRSALASRFTPDPPNTSSFHCNA